The following proteins are encoded in a genomic region of Pseudoxanthomonas suwonensis 11-1:
- a CDS encoding GtrA family protein, with protein sequence MLLLRQGSQYLAFGLLQLLVDWAMFVAATALGLDAVPANLLGRTSGAMIGFWLNGRYTFAGEEGARLGWQRFRRFGVLWIAMTITSTVLVHEVERQLGLHSAWLAKPLVEGGLAMATFFLLRRLVYR encoded by the coding sequence ATGCTCCTCCTGCGCCAGGGCAGCCAGTACCTCGCCTTCGGCCTGCTGCAGCTGCTGGTCGACTGGGCCATGTTCGTGGCCGCGACCGCGCTCGGGCTGGATGCGGTGCCGGCGAACCTGCTGGGCCGTACCAGCGGCGCCATGATCGGGTTCTGGCTCAACGGCCGCTACACCTTCGCCGGCGAGGAAGGTGCCCGCCTGGGCTGGCAGCGCTTCCGCCGCTTCGGCGTGCTGTGGATCGCCATGACCATCACCAGCACGGTGCTGGTGCACGAGGTCGAACGCCAGCTCGGCCTGCATTCGGCATGGCTGGCCAAGCCGCTGGTCGAAGGCGGCCTGGCGATGGCGACCTTCTTCCTGCTGCGCCGCCTGGTCTACCGCTGA
- a CDS encoding anthranilate synthase component II has product MLLMIDNYDSFTFNLVQYLQALGAEVEVVRNDAMSVDQIRKLAPEQIVISPGPCTPNEAGVSLEVIERLGATTPILGVCLGHQGIGQAYGGKVVRAGNIMHGKTSPIRHQGKGVFAGLPDGYEATRYHSLVVEKSSLPECLEITAWTENPDGSMEEIMGLRHREHPVEGVQFHPESILTQHGHALLKNFLER; this is encoded by the coding sequence ATGCTACTGATGATCGACAACTACGACAGCTTCACCTTCAACCTCGTGCAGTACCTGCAGGCGCTGGGCGCCGAGGTGGAGGTGGTGCGCAACGACGCCATGAGCGTCGACCAGATCCGGAAGCTGGCACCGGAGCAGATCGTGATCTCGCCCGGTCCGTGCACGCCCAACGAGGCGGGCGTGTCGCTGGAGGTGATCGAGAGGCTGGGCGCGACCACGCCGATCCTGGGCGTGTGCCTGGGCCACCAGGGCATCGGCCAGGCCTACGGCGGCAAGGTGGTGCGCGCCGGCAACATCATGCACGGCAAGACTTCGCCGATCCGGCACCAGGGCAAGGGCGTGTTCGCCGGCCTGCCGGACGGCTACGAGGCCACCCGCTACCACTCGCTGGTGGTGGAGAAGTCCTCGCTGCCGGAGTGCCTTGAAATCACCGCCTGGACCGAGAACCCGGACGGATCGATGGAGGAGATCATGGGCCTGCGCCACCGCGAACATCCGGTCGAGGGCGTGCAGTTCCACCCCGAATCGATCCTGACCCAGCACGGCCACGCCCTGCTGAAGAACTTCCTCGAGCGCTGA
- a CDS encoding SIMPL domain-containing protein, whose translation MKGIIAALLLSFLALGAQAQSISGAPFIAVHGKAKAEVVPDIFPLHITLSETSKDAARTQRQIESLAQRVLELAQGLGLEGRDIDISNLDVEPEYRYNDRDDTQVFLGNTYERRIKLRFRRLADLQAMISSLPAAPQLQLSTGGFQLSRADELRKELLAAAVEDARGTAEAMAASVGRRLGTVHNISNQGFNVRYATSGGGVELDSIAVTGSRAAAAPAVLKEGSIELAQDVYIIYTLVE comes from the coding sequence ATGAAAGGAATCATCGCCGCGCTACTGCTGTCGTTCCTGGCGTTGGGTGCGCAGGCCCAATCGATCAGCGGCGCGCCCTTCATCGCCGTGCATGGCAAGGCGAAGGCGGAGGTGGTGCCGGACATCTTCCCGCTCCACATCACCCTGTCGGAAACGAGCAAGGACGCGGCCAGGACCCAGCGCCAGATCGAGTCGCTGGCCCAGCGCGTGCTGGAGCTGGCGCAGGGGCTGGGGCTGGAAGGCCGCGACATCGATATCTCCAACCTCGACGTCGAGCCCGAGTACCGCTACAACGACCGGGACGATACCCAGGTGTTCCTCGGCAACACCTACGAGCGCCGGATCAAGCTCAGGTTCCGCAGGCTCGCCGACCTGCAGGCGATGATCTCGTCGCTGCCCGCGGCCCCCCAGCTCCAGCTCAGCACTGGCGGGTTTCAGCTCTCCCGCGCCGACGAGCTGCGCAAGGAGCTGCTGGCGGCCGCTGTCGAGGACGCGCGCGGCACCGCCGAGGCCATGGCCGCCTCGGTCGGCAGGCGCCTCGGTACCGTCCACAACATCTCCAACCAGGGCTTCAACGTCCGGTACGCCACTTCAGGCGGAGGCGTCGAACTGGACAGTATCGCGGTGACCGGAAGCCGCGCCGCCGCGGCCCCGGCGGTGTTGAAGGAGGGCAGCATCGAGCTCGCCCAGGATGTCTACATCATCTACACCCTGGTCGAGTGA
- the trpE gene encoding anthranilate synthase component I: MITSEQFQRHAAEARHTRVPVVREVLSDLDTPLSVYLKLADAPHTYLFESVEGGERFGRYSIIGLPARRTVSFRGHTMETREDGRVVDSRQVADPFAEVEALRASYSVPQLEGLPGFTGGLVGWFGFECIGYIEPRLAGNTARDEIGTPDIYLMLSEELAVFDNLKGRLYLIVHADPRQSGSWEAAQERLDALVAKLRQPGQYPAPISRDVLDESHFVSGFTREGFIEAVEKSKEYIRSGDVFQVVLSQRLSVPFNARPVDVYRALRALNPSPYMYFLDTGEVQVVGSSPEILVRLQGGEVTVRPIAGTRPRGATPAEDLALEQELLADPKELAEHVMLIDLGRNDVGRVSEPGSVEVGERFVIERYSHVMHIVSEVTGRLLPGLSYADVLRATFPAGTVSGAPKIRALEVIRELEPIKRNVYAGSIGYIGWHGDADTAIAIRTAVIRDGRLHVQAGAGIVYDSDPQKEWDETMNKGRALFRAVAQAAQGL; this comes from the coding sequence TTGATCACGTCCGAACAGTTCCAGCGCCACGCCGCTGAAGCCCGCCATACCCGCGTCCCCGTCGTCCGCGAGGTCCTGTCCGACCTCGACACCCCGCTTTCGGTCTACCTGAAGCTCGCAGACGCCCCGCATACCTATCTCTTCGAATCGGTCGAGGGCGGCGAACGCTTCGGCCGCTACTCGATCATCGGCCTGCCGGCGCGCCGCACCGTCAGTTTCCGTGGCCACACCATGGAAACCCGCGAGGACGGCCGCGTGGTCGACTCCCGCCAGGTCGCCGATCCGTTCGCCGAGGTCGAGGCCCTGCGCGCCTCCTATTCGGTACCGCAGCTGGAAGGCCTGCCCGGTTTCACCGGCGGCCTGGTCGGCTGGTTCGGCTTCGAGTGCATCGGCTACATCGAGCCGCGCCTGGCCGGCAACACCGCGCGCGACGAGATCGGCACCCCGGACATCTACCTGATGCTGTCCGAGGAGCTGGCCGTCTTCGACAACCTCAAGGGCCGCCTGTACCTGATCGTGCATGCCGATCCGCGCCAGTCCGGATCCTGGGAAGCGGCGCAGGAGCGGCTGGACGCGCTGGTGGCAAAGCTGCGCCAGCCCGGCCAGTACCCGGCGCCGATCAGCCGCGACGTGCTGGACGAGAGCCACTTCGTCTCCGGCTTCACCCGCGAGGGCTTCATCGAGGCGGTGGAGAAGTCCAAGGAATACATCCGCTCCGGCGACGTGTTCCAGGTGGTGCTGAGCCAGCGCCTGAGCGTGCCGTTCAACGCCCGCCCGGTGGACGTGTACCGCGCCCTGCGCGCGCTCAACCCGTCGCCGTACATGTACTTCCTCGATACCGGCGAAGTGCAGGTGGTCGGTTCGTCGCCGGAGATCCTGGTGCGGCTGCAGGGCGGTGAAGTGACCGTGCGCCCGATCGCCGGCACCCGTCCGCGCGGTGCCACCCCGGCCGAGGACCTGGCCCTGGAGCAGGAGCTGCTGGCCGATCCCAAGGAGCTGGCCGAGCACGTGATGCTGATCGACCTGGGTCGCAACGATGTCGGCCGGGTGTCCGAGCCGGGCAGCGTCGAGGTCGGCGAGCGCTTCGTGATCGAGCGCTACAGCCACGTCATGCACATCGTCAGCGAGGTCACCGGGCGGCTGCTGCCGGGCCTGAGCTATGCCGACGTGCTGCGCGCCACCTTCCCGGCCGGCACCGTCAGCGGCGCGCCCAAGATCCGCGCGCTGGAAGTGATCCGCGAGCTGGAACCGATCAAGCGCAACGTCTACGCCGGCAGCATCGGCTACATCGGCTGGCACGGCGATGCCGACACCGCCATCGCCATCCGCACCGCCGTGATCAGGGACGGCCGCCTGCACGTGCAGGCCGGCGCCGGCATCGTCTACGACTCCGATCCGCAGAAGGAGTGGGACGAGACCATGAACAAGGGCCGCGCGCTGTTCCGCGCGGTGGCGCAGGCGGCGCAGGGACTATGA
- the yegS gene encoding lipid kinase YegS, with the protein MPAPDLSSPGLWLVLNGKSAGEDPVREAVAALRGQGHPVAVRVTWEDGDAARYVAEALEAGARTIVAAGGDGTLSEVAEALAAQPGDAASLPALALLPLGTANDFATAAGIPDVPEEALELALQAPPVPVDLLRIDTGERVHWCANLASGGFGTEVTVETDEGLKSLLGGLAYLVTGIAKLGRIEPVEVRVHGDGFDWEGGLIALGLGNGRQAGGGRELCPEALVNDGLLELTVIPELSGELAATLGTLVRNGQRAALERSAVRARLPWVELQGLAGPFTLNLDGEPLQARRFRVDCVPGRLRMHLPPQSPLLAQPS; encoded by the coding sequence ATGCCTGCTCCCGACCTGAGTTCCCCCGGCCTGTGGCTGGTCCTCAACGGCAAGTCCGCTGGCGAGGATCCCGTCCGCGAGGCCGTTGCCGCGCTGCGCGGCCAGGGGCATCCCGTGGCGGTACGGGTGACCTGGGAGGACGGCGACGCCGCCCGCTACGTGGCCGAGGCACTGGAGGCCGGGGCGCGCACCATCGTCGCCGCTGGCGGCGACGGCACCCTCAGCGAGGTTGCGGAGGCCCTGGCCGCGCAGCCGGGTGATGCCGCATCGCTGCCGGCGCTGGCCCTGCTGCCGCTGGGCACGGCCAACGACTTCGCCACCGCCGCCGGGATTCCCGATGTTCCGGAGGAGGCGCTGGAACTGGCGCTGCAGGCGCCGCCCGTGCCGGTGGACCTGCTGCGGATCGATACCGGCGAGCGGGTCCACTGGTGCGCCAACCTCGCCAGTGGCGGCTTCGGCACCGAGGTCACGGTGGAGACCGACGAGGGCCTGAAGAGCCTGCTCGGCGGCCTGGCCTACCTGGTCACCGGGATCGCCAAGCTGGGCCGGATCGAGCCGGTCGAAGTGCGCGTGCACGGCGACGGTTTCGACTGGGAGGGCGGCCTGATTGCCCTGGGCCTGGGCAACGGACGCCAGGCCGGCGGCGGCCGCGAGCTGTGCCCGGAGGCGCTGGTCAACGACGGCCTGCTGGAGCTGACCGTGATCCCCGAGCTGTCGGGCGAACTGGCGGCCACCCTCGGCACCCTGGTCCGCAATGGCCAGCGTGCCGCGCTGGAACGCAGCGCGGTGCGCGCGCGCCTACCATGGGTGGAACTGCAAGGCCTGGCTGGCCCGTTCACCCTCAACCTCGACGGCGAGCCACTGCAGGCCCGCCGCTTCCGCGTCGACTGCGTGCCGGGCCGGTTGCGCATGCACCTGCCGCCGCAAAGCCCGTTGCTCGCGCAACCGTCCTGA
- the rpe gene encoding ribulose-phosphate 3-epimerase, producing the protein MQPTVIAPSILSADFARLGEEVDNVLAAGADWVHFDVMDNHYVPNLTIGPMVCQALRKHGVQAFIDVHLMVEPVDRIVPDFAAAGANLISFHPEASRHVHRTIQLIRSHGCQAGLVLNPATPVEALDWVLEDLDLVMLMSVNPGFGGQAFIPSTLDKLRAVRAMIDKTGKPIRLEIDGGVKADNIGQIAAAGADTFVAGSAIFAEPRTREHYADVVGRMKAAVAATRG; encoded by the coding sequence ATGCAGCCCACCGTCATAGCCCCGTCCATCCTCTCGGCCGATTTCGCCCGCCTCGGCGAGGAAGTCGACAACGTCCTGGCCGCCGGCGCCGACTGGGTGCACTTCGACGTGATGGACAACCATTACGTGCCCAACCTCACCATCGGCCCGATGGTCTGCCAGGCGCTGCGCAAGCATGGCGTGCAGGCCTTCATCGACGTGCACCTGATGGTCGAGCCGGTGGACCGCATCGTCCCGGACTTCGCCGCCGCCGGCGCCAACCTCATCAGCTTCCATCCCGAGGCCAGCCGCCACGTCCACCGCACGATCCAGCTGATCAGGTCGCACGGCTGCCAGGCCGGCCTGGTGCTCAACCCGGCCACCCCGGTCGAGGCGCTGGACTGGGTGCTGGAGGACCTGGACCTGGTGATGCTGATGTCGGTCAACCCGGGCTTCGGCGGCCAGGCCTTCATTCCCTCGACCCTGGACAAGCTGCGCGCGGTGCGGGCGATGATCGACAAGACCGGCAAGCCGATCCGGCTTGAGATCGACGGCGGGGTCAAGGCCGACAACATCGGCCAGATCGCCGCCGCCGGCGCCGACACCTTCGTCGCCGGCTCGGCGATCTTCGCCGAGCCGCGCACCCGCGAGCACTACGCCGACGTGGTCGGCCGGATGAAGGCCGCGGTCGCCGCCACGCGCGGCTGA
- a CDS encoding J domain-containing protein, translating into MNRWYGKLLGLVAGALLFRPNPLFGAVIGLLIGHAFDIDWFGLGRRENPYAELGLTSDASDAEIDQAYRRLMSQYHPDRVAGAEPEQREQAERRAAAINAAYDRIRALRKRR; encoded by the coding sequence ATGAATCGCTGGTACGGAAAACTGCTGGGGCTGGTCGCCGGAGCGCTGCTGTTCCGGCCCAATCCGCTGTTCGGCGCGGTCATCGGCCTGCTCATTGGCCATGCGTTCGATATCGACTGGTTCGGCCTGGGCAGGCGCGAGAACCCCTATGCCGAGCTGGGCCTGACCAGCGATGCCAGCGATGCGGAGATCGACCAGGCCTACCGCCGGCTGATGTCGCAGTACCACCCAGACCGCGTCGCCGGCGCCGAACCGGAGCAGCGCGAGCAGGCCGAACGGCGCGCCGCCGCGATCAACGCCGCCTACGACCGCATCCGCGCCCTGCGCAAGCGCCGCTGA
- a CDS encoding phosphoribosylaminoimidazolesuccinocarboxamide synthase has translation MSTTLLQSDLPGLPLRHRGKVRDVFDLPRECIPEAALAAAGPGAVSADGYLLMVATDRLSAFDVVLPDPIPGKGEMLCQISNFWFGKTAHLMPNHLTGIDVAAVLPEGVDPALYAKRAVVTRKLKPVPVEAIARGYLIGSGWKDYQRTGKVSGIALPPGLRQAEQLPEPIFTPSTKAAVGDHDENIDFDAMVRAVGADLAERVRDATLRLYRFAAAYAAERGILLADTKFEFGTDADGRLYIMDEMLTPDSSRYWPADEYQVGTSPPSYDKQIVRDYLETLDWGKTPPGPTLPAEVIERTRARYAEALQKLAGISVD, from the coding sequence TTGTCCACGACCCTGCTCCAGTCCGATCTTCCCGGCCTGCCGCTGCGCCACCGCGGCAAGGTGCGCGACGTGTTCGACCTGCCCCGCGAATGCATTCCGGAGGCGGCCCTGGCCGCTGCAGGCCCCGGTGCGGTGTCGGCCGACGGCTACCTGCTGATGGTGGCGACCGACCGCCTGTCCGCGTTCGACGTGGTCCTGCCCGACCCGATCCCGGGCAAGGGCGAGATGCTGTGCCAGATCTCCAACTTCTGGTTCGGCAAGACCGCGCACCTGATGCCCAACCACCTGACCGGCATCGACGTGGCCGCGGTCCTGCCCGAGGGCGTGGACCCGGCGCTGTACGCGAAGCGCGCGGTGGTGACCCGCAAGCTCAAGCCGGTACCGGTGGAGGCCATCGCCCGTGGCTACCTGATCGGCAGCGGCTGGAAGGACTATCAGCGCACCGGCAAGGTCAGCGGCATCGCCCTGCCCCCGGGCCTGCGCCAGGCCGAGCAGCTGCCGGAGCCGATCTTCACCCCGTCGACCAAGGCCGCCGTCGGCGACCACGACGAGAACATCGACTTCGACGCCATGGTGCGCGCGGTCGGCGCCGACCTGGCCGAGCGCGTGCGCGACGCCACCCTGCGCCTGTACCGCTTCGCCGCCGCCTACGCGGCCGAGCGCGGCATCCTGCTGGCGGACACCAAGTTCGAGTTCGGCACCGACGCCGACGGTCGCCTGTACATCATGGACGAGATGCTGACCCCGGACTCCTCGCGCTACTGGCCGGCCGACGAGTACCAGGTGGGCACCAGCCCGCCGAGCTACGACAAGCAGATCGTGCGCGACTACCTGGAGACCCTGGACTGGGGCAAGACCCCGCCGGGCCCGACCCTGCCGGCCGAGGTGATCGAGCGCACCCGCGCCCGCTACGCCGAGGCGCTGCAGAAGCTGGCCGGGATCAGCGTCGACTGA
- a CDS encoding DUF962 domain-containing protein — translation MEATVQRKIDRYFASYSDDHRDPLNQRIHLVAVPAILWSVVALVWCVPSFGTWTRTGIWAALAMFGAWSFYNRLSRRLGLGMLAFFFFCGCVCRLVEIRLGLNALLAGAATVFVVAWIAQFIGHHHEGRRPSFLTDLVYLLIGPAWVMAKAYRRLGWKY, via the coding sequence ATGGAAGCCACCGTCCAGCGGAAGATCGACCGCTACTTCGCCAGCTATTCGGACGACCACCGCGATCCTCTGAACCAGCGGATCCACCTGGTGGCGGTGCCGGCGATCCTGTGGTCGGTGGTCGCCCTGGTGTGGTGCGTGCCCTCGTTCGGCACCTGGACCCGCACCGGGATCTGGGCCGCGCTGGCGATGTTCGGCGCCTGGTCCTTCTACAACCGGCTCTCGCGCCGCCTCGGCCTGGGCATGCTGGCGTTCTTCTTCTTCTGCGGCTGCGTGTGCCGGCTGGTCGAGATACGCCTTGGGCTCAACGCGCTGCTCGCCGGCGCGGCCACGGTGTTCGTGGTCGCCTGGATCGCCCAGTTCATCGGCCACCACCATGAAGGCCGGCGCCCGAGTTTCCTCACCGACCTGGTCTACCTGCTGATCGGCCCGGCCTGGGTCATGGCCAAGGCCTACCGCCGCCTGGGCTGGAAGTACTGA
- a CDS encoding monovalent cation/H+ antiporter subunit A, translating to MIPFLEVLLALPFLAAALLALLRPRSRAAAAWIAGAAPLLGLAVLGWLAPSILQGWIVRGEHAWIPQIGLDFDLRLDGLAWMFAGLVLAIGALVVLYAHYYLSARDSAVRFFSYLLLFMGSMLGVVVAGNLLLLLVFWELTSISSFLLIGFWTHRQDAREGARMALAITGGGGLALLGGVLLIGRIVGSYDLDAVLASGELIRNSELYPWALGLVLAGVFTKSAQFPLHFWLPHAMAAPTPVSAYLHSATMVKAGVFLLARLHPALAGSDLFFYVVSGIGAATLLLGAWFAIFQHDLKGLLAYSTISHLGLITLLFGLSTPMAVVAGVFHILNHATFKASLFMAAGIIDHETGTRDIRRLGNLRKAMPMTSALAVIASLAMAGIPLLNGFLSKEMFFTEALDIRGHGYMRLAIAVAALLYGIFGVAYSLRFVYETFFGKGPRNLDREPHEPPRWMKIPVEVLVVLCIAVGVFPAWTIAPVLHAGAGAILGADMPEYSLAVWHGLNVPLLMSLCGIVGGIALYFGLRRLFDLHAIVRGSLGRNVFRWNMEALYALANRFTTRIANGSVQRSMLLLVLAALFAGAAPFVDSLGGGDLPALRAPSSMPLLGWFLWFVMVACTAWTIRLYRQRLLALLVVGGIGLMVSMAFVFLSAPDLALTQLLVEMVSLALLLLGLHYLPPRSPPERRPARRYRDIGIAAAAGLGIALLAYAMMTRDPSPDAASVEMLARSLPEAYGRNVVNVILVDFRGFDTFGEITVFGVAALIVHALLRRARMAPEKVMSGGPVKLPVPADLAQLLFPLTLTVSVFLFLRGHNAPGGGFIAGLVLAVPLLIQYVIQGAASVESRFGFDYIRCIGVGLIVAAVSGAASLAFGVPFLASGHLELELPLVGTLELASAMGFDTGVYLVVFGGAMLILSMLGTIRPSRTTVARQGVIEPGQRSTRTGELG from the coding sequence ATGATCCCGTTCCTGGAAGTACTCCTCGCCCTGCCCTTCCTGGCAGCGGCGCTGCTGGCCCTGCTGCGCCCACGATCGCGCGCGGCCGCCGCATGGATCGCCGGAGCAGCCCCATTGCTGGGCCTTGCCGTACTGGGCTGGCTGGCCCCCTCGATCCTGCAGGGCTGGATCGTCCGCGGCGAACACGCCTGGATCCCGCAGATAGGCCTGGACTTCGACCTGCGCCTGGACGGCCTGGCCTGGATGTTCGCCGGCCTGGTGCTGGCGATCGGCGCGCTGGTGGTGCTGTACGCGCACTACTACCTGTCCGCGCGCGACAGCGCGGTGCGCTTCTTCAGCTACCTGCTGCTGTTCATGGGCTCGATGCTGGGCGTGGTGGTGGCCGGCAACCTGCTCCTGCTGCTGGTGTTCTGGGAACTGACCAGCATCAGCTCGTTCCTGCTGATCGGCTTCTGGACCCACCGCCAGGACGCGCGCGAAGGCGCGCGCATGGCCCTGGCCATTACCGGTGGCGGCGGCCTGGCCCTGCTCGGCGGCGTGCTGCTGATCGGGCGCATCGTCGGCAGCTACGACCTGGACGCGGTGCTGGCCTCCGGCGAGCTGATCCGCAACAGCGAGCTCTATCCGTGGGCGCTGGGCCTGGTCCTGGCCGGCGTGTTCACCAAGAGCGCGCAGTTCCCGCTGCACTTCTGGCTGCCGCACGCGATGGCCGCGCCCACCCCGGTGTCGGCCTACCTGCACTCGGCGACCATGGTGAAGGCCGGCGTGTTCCTGCTGGCGCGGCTGCATCCGGCGCTGGCCGGCAGCGACCTGTTCTTCTACGTGGTCAGCGGCATCGGTGCGGCGACCCTGCTGCTGGGTGCCTGGTTCGCGATCTTCCAGCATGACCTCAAGGGCCTGCTGGCCTACTCGACCATCTCCCACCTGGGCCTGATCACCCTGCTGTTCGGCCTGTCCACGCCGATGGCGGTGGTCGCCGGCGTGTTCCACATCCTCAACCACGCCACCTTCAAGGCCTCGCTGTTCATGGCCGCCGGCATCATCGACCACGAGACCGGCACCCGCGACATCCGCCGCCTGGGCAACCTGAGGAAGGCGATGCCCATGACCAGCGCGCTGGCGGTGATCGCCTCGCTGGCGATGGCCGGCATCCCGCTGCTCAACGGCTTCCTGTCCAAGGAAATGTTCTTCACCGAGGCGCTGGACATCCGTGGCCACGGCTACATGCGCCTGGCCATCGCCGTCGCCGCCCTGCTGTACGGCATCTTCGGCGTGGCCTACAGCCTGCGCTTCGTCTACGAGACCTTCTTCGGCAAGGGTCCGCGCAACCTGGACCGCGAGCCGCACGAGCCGCCCCGCTGGATGAAGATCCCGGTCGAGGTGCTGGTGGTGCTGTGCATCGCGGTGGGCGTGTTCCCGGCCTGGACCATCGCCCCGGTGCTGCATGCCGGCGCCGGCGCCATCCTCGGCGCGGACATGCCCGAGTACAGCCTGGCGGTGTGGCACGGGCTCAACGTGCCGCTGCTGATGAGCCTGTGCGGCATCGTCGGCGGCATCGCCCTGTACTTCGGCCTGCGCCGCCTGTTCGACCTGCACGCCATCGTGCGCGGCTCGCTGGGCCGCAACGTGTTCCGCTGGAACATGGAAGCGCTGTACGCGCTGGCCAACCGCTTCACCACCCGGATCGCCAACGGCAGCGTCCAGCGCAGCATGCTGCTGCTGGTGCTGGCGGCCCTGTTCGCCGGCGCCGCCCCGTTCGTGGATTCGCTGGGCGGTGGCGACCTGCCGGCGCTGCGCGCGCCGTCGTCGATGCCGCTGCTGGGCTGGTTCCTGTGGTTCGTGATGGTGGCCTGCACCGCCTGGACCATCCGCCTGTACCGCCAGCGCCTGCTGGCCCTGCTGGTGGTCGGCGGCATCGGCCTGATGGTCAGCATGGCCTTCGTGTTCCTGTCCGCCCCGGACCTGGCCCTGACCCAGCTGCTGGTGGAGATGGTCAGCCTGGCCTTGCTGCTGCTGGGCCTGCACTACCTGCCGCCGCGCTCGCCGCCGGAACGCCGCCCCGCGCGCCGCTACCGCGACATCGGCATCGCCGCCGCCGCCGGCCTCGGCATCGCGCTGCTGGCGTACGCGATGATGACCCGCGACCCGAGCCCCGACGCGGCCAGCGTGGAGATGCTGGCGCGCTCGCTGCCGGAGGCCTACGGCCGCAACGTGGTCAACGTGATCCTGGTCGACTTCCGCGGCTTCGATACCTTCGGCGAGATCACCGTGTTCGGCGTGGCCGCGCTGATCGTGCACGCCCTGCTGCGGCGCGCGCGGATGGCACCGGAAAAGGTCATGTCCGGCGGCCCGGTGAAGCTGCCGGTGCCGGCCGACCTGGCCCAGCTGCTGTTCCCGCTGACCCTGACGGTGTCGGTGTTCCTGTTCCTGCGCGGCCACAACGCGCCCGGCGGTGGCTTCATCGCCGGCCTGGTGCTGGCGGTGCCGCTGCTGATCCAGTACGTGATCCAGGGCGCAGCCTCGGTCGAGTCGCGTTTCGGCTTCGACTACATCCGCTGCATCGGCGTGGGCCTGATCGTGGCCGCGGTCAGCGGTGCGGCCTCGCTGGCGTTCGGCGTGCCGTTCCTTGCCAGCGGCCACCTGGAGCTGGAGCTGCCGCTGGTCGGCACGTTGGAACTGGCCAGCGCCATGGGCTTCGACACCGGCGTGTACCTGGTGGTGTTCGGCGGCGCCATGCTGATCCTGTCGATGCTCGGCACCATCCGGCCCTCGCGCACCACCGTGGCGCGGCAGGGCGTGATCGAACCGGGGCAGCGCTCCACCCGCACCGGGGAACTTGGTTGA